The following nucleotide sequence is from Labeo rohita strain BAU-BD-2019 chromosome 3, IGBB_LRoh.1.0, whole genome shotgun sequence.
ttgtgtaCAGACattagtggtgggtccagcacacTGGCCATCAAGGTTGGCCATGACCTCGGAGGGCTGGCCGCAATCTCCGGACTGACGATGAGAGAGGAGGAATAACGAACAGGAGGAAGCGCAGGAAGACCAGAGGGAGCGGGCCGGTCGGGACGGCATGTGGAGGAAGCTGGCTGATGGTGGGCTGGAGCGGCAACGTGTTCTCTAATGGGGGAAAGATCGGAATCCTTCACATCAACGTAAAAATCttcatttcagttcagttcattttttgtttgtaactctttcaaaaactttaatatattctagatttattacgtgtaaagtaaaacatttctaaagtttttttgttttaattttgatgattagagcttacagttcatgaaagtcaaacatccagtatctcaaaatattagaatatttcctaagatcaatcaaaaaatggatttgcaacacagaaaagttcaagttatttaaagaatgttcatttgtgcactcaatacttggtcagcagcacaaattacagcaaatgactcactcctagcacaaattacagcatcagtgaggTGTGGCATGTaagcgatcagcctgtggcactgctgaggcactattgaaCCTTCAGCTCGTCTGTAAATTTTTGGATcaactgtttctcatctttttcttgaaaatatcccataaaTTCTCAATGGTGTTCAgatcaggcatgttggctggccaataaagcacagtattatcatggtcagcaaactaCTCggaagtggttttggcactgtgggcaggtgctaaagtcctgctggaaaaggaaatcagcatctgcataaagcttgtcagcagatggacgcataaagtgctccaaaatctcctggtagacGGCTGCATTGACTTTAGACTTGctaaaacacagtggaccaacaccagcagacgtcaCAGCACACCAAATCATCACTGAcctcagaaacttcacactggacttcaagcagcttggattctgtgcctctccagtcttcctccagactctgggatcatgatttcaacatgaaatgcaaaatttacttttatctgaaaagaggacttcggaccactgagcaacagtccagttcattttctccttagccctggtaagatgcttctgacattgtttctgtttcagaagtggcttggtagcccttttcctgaagacatCTGAGCGTGGTGACTCTTCATGCGCTGACTCCAGCTTCAttccactccttgtgaagctctcccaaaGGTTTGAATCGGCTTTtcttgacagttttctcaagcttgcggtcatccctgttgcttgtgcacctttgcCTACCCagtttcttccttccagtcaactttgcatttaatatgctttgatacagcactctgtaaacagccaccccattcagtaatgaccttctgtgattTACTCTCTATGTgaagggtgtcagtgattgtctttTGAACCATTGCCATGtgagcagtcttccccattattgtggtttcaaagaacatgagatacctggaatttatactgtagggacggacatttaatgaaactcaaatgtaaatattctaatgttttgcgatactggatttttgactttcatgagctgtaagctctaatcatcaaaattaaaacaaaaaaaaacttttgaaatgttttactttacatgtaatgaatctagaatatatggaagtttcactttttgaaagaagttaaacaaaaaaatgaactttctcacgatattccatttttttagatgcacctgtatatatcttatatatatatatatatatatatatatatatatatatatatatacacactaccgttcaaaagtttggggtcagtaagacttgtaatagtctttaaagaagtctcttatgctcatcaaggctgcatttatttgattaaaaatatagaagaaaaaaacccagtaatattgcaaaatgtttttacaatataaaataatgttttttattttaacatactttaaaatagaatttattcctgtgatgaaaagctgaatttttatcagctgttactccagtcttaagtgtcacatgatccttcagaaatcattctaatatgcggatttattattagaatgatcaacgttggataatatcaacagttgtgctgccaaatattttttggaacctgtcattttttttttcaggattcttttatgaataacaagtttaaaaagtacagtgtttattcaaaatataaatattttataacaatgtaaattatttattattaacttttaataaacttttaattattaaacaataaaaatgtactgaccccaaacttttgaacggtagtgtatatatatatatatatatatatatatatatatatatatatatatatatatatatatattttttattacacaaGTGTGCAGCCATCTGTATAATTTTGTCTGCGGACTTTTTTCAATAGCATCACTGTTGAAGTGGCTTGTGTGttccagtgtgttcataattacgataatacattaaattactATGGTAAGATACAcctatttgcaatatcaagcagcaaaacgagctgttttgtacagctgcATAAGGTTTTCTGAACGCTTGAATTTAAAGGTCGCTGCGCCTTTAAGCATCAGCTCTGCCAGACACGTGGTTTCTTCCGGCAGCTTCCTGCTTTAAGTTCATAACGGAGAACCCGATCTCCGCAGACAAAAGCGGACGAGAATCCGACTAACGATAATTTCTGCAATCACTTACCAGTCTATTATCATTCCCACAACCTGATTAGACcagttcttattattataatctgATCTAACGCAGGATTTGCTGAAGAGCCGGATCGTAAGTACTGGTTTCAGTTTACAAGTATGCAAATGAGGACGCACACTTGTGCTACGTCACGTACACAATGAGTGTTAGTGTGTTACACTGATGTCATACGTCAGCGCTAGTTAATTTGTATAATGGCACTAGATTATTTTGATCCATCTGAAGCTGCTTGTGCATTTCAAATGGATGCTGATCACGGGACAGTGAGATTAGACGGCATTTTCAGTGGCAAACACCAGAACGCTCATGACTGCTCTTTTGTTCGGACTGCACAcatctgtgttttcatttacCCTGTTGAACAGCCTCAGTGTGTGCTGCATGAATAGAGGCTcactgtgaatgtgtgtgtcctCAGGAACAATCACCTCACTCGATGCTCATCTGGTGTCATCGCTAACAATCGTCTGTACAGACACTGACTGTTCGAGCTCAGGGGGTTGAGGCAGAGGTAAGAGGTTTTGTTGTTTACGtgtcagtgaataatgacttcTTCACAAACTTTGGAGACTTTTATTCAATTGTGAGATGCTTATATCGCATTTCCATTAAATCAAAAGTGAAaacatgagatgagatgagCCTTTTAGGAGGCCGTGTCTCAAATACAATCAAATAGATTACAGAatgatttttacataattaaaagGATGAATGAGTTTTCTCATTTGTGTTATGCTGATTGTGTTCAACTAAAATTTGCCTGGGTAAATGGGTGGAGAGATAGATAATAGATAGgtagcagtgttattttactgttatttattcACTGTTGTagtgtttattaatagtttgaattaggttttattcttaaagttttaattttaaagctaaaatatatttttttaattgtcatttttaaatatttatctttattttttattttctttaatgtatcttttgaataattttagtttttctacCTGAACTTAAGTTATTGGCCGAGGCAAGTTTTAATacacagatagacagaatgttagaacaatagatagaatgatataacgatagatagatagatagattgatgaGAATGATAGATAAGATtctagatagaacaatagataatataacaatataacgatagatagatagaatgttagaacaatagatagaatgatataacgatagatagacagaatgatagatagataggtagatagatagaatgatataatgatagatagatagacagacagaatgatagaatgatataacgatagatagatagaatgatataatgatagataggtagatagagtgatataatgatagatagatagacagacagaatgatagaatgatataacgatagatagatagaatgatataatgatagatagatagatagatagatgatataatgacagatagatagacagacagaatgatagaatgatataacgatagatagatagatagaatgatataatgatagatagacagatagatagatagaatgatataacgatagatatagatagatagatagatagatagacggaatgatagatagatagacagacagaatggtagatagacagatagaatgatataatgatagatagacagatagatagatagaatgatataacgatagatagatagatagatggagatagatagatagatagatggaatgatagatagatagacagacagaatgatagatagatagatagatagatagagaatgatagacagatagaataatagatagaatgatataaCAATagatataattttaaaacaatagatAATGATATAACGATATAACGAtcgatagatggatggatgatggatagatagaatgttaGACAGAATGATATGACAATAGAtggagagatagatagatagatagagaatgatagatagaatgatatatggatggatggatagatagatcgaGAATGATAGATAgcatgatagatagaatgatataacgatagatagaatgttagAACAATAGATAATGATATAACGATATAACAatcgatagatagatggatgggtggatagatAAAATGTTAGATAGAATGATATaacaatggatagatagacagacaaataaaCAGGAAGGTAAATTTTTGATCCAGTGTGTGAAATTGAGAGACTTTGCCAGTTAACGGTCAAATGCTTAAGTAAATGAGTcagaaatatttgtttaaaaaacaaagggATGTGTTGATGTGTAGAAATATATTgtagtaaaataaatgcaggtgatCAGAAACAGGAAGATGAGCTGTGAATGTAACAGGAAATGCTTCGGCGTGTTCTGATTGTGTCAGATCAGTCAGAGATCAGATCTAAGACGAGACGCGGGAATGTCTGCTATGAGGACGGAAGATGCTGCTGACGGGAAGAGCACAGCTAATGGAGGAGGAGTCGTCTGTCAGGAGGGAGGTGTCACCGTCCTCAGGTACATACATGACACACTGGTGACAGTTTCATTATGAGCGTTTCCTGCGAGAACATGCTTGAGTTATGTTCAGTGCAGTGGTGTCATTAACtgaaactaaagaaaaaaacatgtttttgttcattgaaataaagctgcatatttaaatattatatgaaaaacCTACATTTAAAAACACGAAAATCGGAAACCTTGACTTGgcaagtaactgaaataaataaataaaatgaaactgaaattgaaaaaaacaacactttattaaaattattaaaataaaactaaataaaataaaaactaattgaaAATACTAATCAGTACTATAGTAGTATATAATTAGTACAAGATAACAGTGTTTCAGTACATGATTGTTTCATTACTAACCTTAAATGTCACATCCTCCCTACAGGCCTACAGATCTCTCTGAGATGTTGGCGGCAGGAACCAAAGAAGTTCACGAGAAGGCCGAAAACACAGAGTTTGTCAAAGACTTCCTGAGAGGACGCATCCGTAAAGAGCTCTTTAAGGTACATggattttaaagatgttttagaAACACCATTCACAACGCATTTCACTTTTCCATATTTCTGATTGAAACAGGATAACTAATGTGCTgggatttaattttttattttatcatagtAAGCTTTGGCATGTGTTACTTTTGAAGCATGATTTTTGTCTGGCTAACttcaagtactaaaataactcaaactaaaactgaaattaaagaaGAACTGCATAggccttttaaaaaataaataaataaataaaatggactaaacccacaaaattactaaaaaatgaactattattaaaatgaaacagaaaataaaaaaatgaatactaattcatattaataaaaaacaaaaatatataaaaaaggtgaactgaaataaataaaatactaaaactgaaataaaaagaaggAATTTGAagacttttaatataaatacataaataaataaatacatatgagtaaaacacaacaaaatccaaaaattataactaaaattaaaataaagaggaggataaaataagaaattaacataattcataataaatcaaaaaacaaaaatattacatcaCTGATACTAAAatgtgaactaaaataaaagaaaatgtatagaaattaaccttattttatttcagctagttgtcaaaaaacatttctcattttcttttaatttaacttgaagcactaaaataactaaaactaaaataataaaaaaaaaaacgtatagggttttttacaataaaaataaatagataaataaatacaatttactaaaccaataaagttacaaaaaaattaaaataaatcagatttttttaactaattcatattaataaaaaaactaaaatattaagtcactgatacaaatataatatggaaaattttaaatatttaaataaataaataaatgaataaaacccatcaatctaaaacatttttaactaaaatgaaaataaaggataaaataaaaaggtgaattaattcataatattattaaaaacaaaaatattgtatcACTGTTACTAATatgtaaactgaaataaaagaaaatgtacagaaattcattttaataaatgtatttaataaaataattttataattagaattaatttaattttattatatattaattttatttcagctagttgctaTATGTGTAGtggttaatttatttcaatgtttttattttcaaaataaaaaaattattttaaaaataaaaataataaatattctcatatttttaaccattttattgGCAAATGGATAAGgcacagcttttttttaaattaaaattatgttgtataaatgtatttaatttagagTTACATTTAACTATATTTTAGAATGATAAATTATCTATTTGAAATAATACACTTATCATTGGAAAGTTGAACTTTATCAAATAATGAAGTAAAATTCAAATGCTAAAAcatctattttcatttttttttattttctttgtgtttaactactaaaactttaaactactaaaataacaaaacctgaaataaaCAGTAAGACAGataaaaatgacacacacagctaaaaaaaaaaaacattaaatatttcaaaatattaacaaaaaagtacaataataGTATGTCAGTACTATGTCAGTAAAGTAACAGCACATATAGCAAGGGAAATGTCTGAAATCTGACTTGATTGTGATATCTTGATCTGTGTTTGTCTCGTCAGCTCGGCCACGTGGCTTTATACTTCACATATTCTGCGATGGAAGAGGAGATCGAGAGAAATAAGGAGCATCCTCATTTCGCGCCGCTCTACTTCCCTCACGAGCTGCACCGGCGAGACGCTCTGGCTCGGGATCTGCAGTACTTCTACGGCGAGGACTGGCAGAACCAGATCAGCGTGTCTCCCGCGACTCAGCGCTACGTGGAGCGCATCCATCAGGTCGGCCAGGACGAGCCCGCGCTCCTCGTGGCTCACGCTTACACCCGCTACATGGGCGACCTCTCGGGCGGGCAGGTGCTGAGGAAGGTGGCCCAGCGCGCCATGAAGCTGCCGCCCACAGGAGAAGGCCTGAACTTCTACGAGTTTGACAACGTCCACAGCGCCAAGGCCTTCAAGCAGCTGTACCGCAGCCGGATGAACGAGCTGGAGCTGGACACGCACATCAAGCAGAAGGTCGTGGAGGAAGCCGTCCTGGCCTTTCAGTTCAATATGGAGGTGAGCAGGGCTGTAAAAAAGATACTGTTTCAACTGTGATTTAAAGAGCTCATCATCTTTTATCATTTAATCTACTTTTAATCTttagcaagattttttttttttttttttacagcacaaACATAATTTAGTTTACAGTTATTTAGTTATTAGTATAATTtagtttatgatttatttaatggGAGAACCacctaaaaaaataatcactgaTCAAAAAGGAATCAGTGatttagtttattaattaaaatgtggaATAAATAGACATattctgtataaataaatagataaaattatatattttttaaattattttttttccattgtttcaCAGTGTCTTGgtatttctattttgatatttaaatagaCACATATacttgtattaaattatttaagtatttattgttatcattttcatatttttacatcattttggtcattttatttctaagttttcattttcagttttaaaatttaatagacaaaatatatagaagtatataaaatatatttatttattttattattttttatatatattttaatatatatatatatatatatatattattattatatttatatatttattatttattttactggtatttttttatttatttgttttatttgttgtatatctttgttatatttacctatattttaaaatgcttttccttacattttcatgtttaaagcgatttattatttaagtatttgtttatttattattatataattttcatatttttacactgtattgataattttatttcaaagttttaattttatattttgaaatttaatagACAAAATTATATAGAAGTACatagaaatatgttttgtattttattattatttttatcaattttatttattttttattatattattaagtttatcaattttatttattttttatgtatttatttatttgttttgtttctttgttataattatctacatttaaaaaacattttacttttttttttttttttcatttttaactattttattggCAAATGGATAcgttttttctaaattttaattattaaatgcaattttacaatggaattacatttgaaatgtaCATTGTATGTGATTTAGTGTTACATTTCactacattttagaatgataaattattgattttattttttttttcctttctacAATAGTACACTTCTCATTCCAAAGTTGGATTTTGTCAGATAATGAAGTAAAATGTGATTCTTCATGACAAGAGTGCTTTAAAGGATAGTGCTGATGATGAATAATTCACGTTCTGCTGTTTGTGACTCAGATCATTATATCTGCATTTACTCTGAGGATTTCCACTaacagtgaatgaatgaaactaATGGTCCACTCATAATGACTCTCTGCAGTCTCTCTATTAGACTGATCCATTCGTCTGGACCCGCTGTCACTGTGTTAATATCACTTCTCCCTCCACTGACCATGTAATTAAAGATAAGAGCGTTTCTGCCCCGTGTGGCTCGAGTTTCATCCGTCAGCAGATGGAGGCTTTGTCCTCACGGCAGATTACAGACGAGCTCGGAAATTAAATGGACAAAACTGGGTCGAAACAGTATCTCGCATCTCACCAGCATCCTTTAACAAAGCGTTTGATTGTTTGCAGCGAGATGTAATCTAGATGTAAATATGGTTATGTAACGTTATGTTCAAGCTTTCCATGAAATGCTTGTCATTTTCTCTTTGCTCACTCATTGTTTCCTGATATCTGTTACTGTGAACCTTGTTTTGTGTTGCATGCAGATTTTTGGAGAACTGGGGGAGGTTGGAAAGACCCTTGAGGACGATGTTTTGGATGCTGCTCCTGCTCATGGCGCTCATGACGAGATGCAAGGAGACATCAGCAAGTGTCCGTATTATGCGGCCAAAATGGGTAAACATGACCAGACTATTCATGCATATATTAATTACACCTAAACCAGGGGTTAACAAAGTTTTTGTCAGCTGAACTCCTTAGACGTAAACTATTTACTTGAGGTACCCCCtaagattttaattatttaataaataaatatatatatcttaacAATCATAATTTAGTCTTTATGGCCTTTTTCCCTGTGGATGAAGTAATCAGTGATTcagtttatgtaaaaattacttttcagttttgaaattacatagacatatgtatatataaaattatttaatgcataataaagttattttatatgaattgcattatatatttatttttcatattatagttaatatttcagtaatttaataGCACATTTAACATTTCTGATGACGGTTAATGATCTGGCTCGTATGACAtgcaaataaaaagataaaatatttataatatatttattatattttagtaagtgatatgcttaatttttttattttaataatatgatgtttctacattttgttttttatattattagtattattattatttattaaaataaaaatacaattattgtaATACAGAGtattggtcatttttatttataagatttaatttttttgtcatttatttatttgtttctttacttccatttttaaaattgtttttttatgacattttagatttttgtgtcAATTTATcatataagtatttatttaatgatagtataattttcagattttttttttttacatttgaattggtcatttcatttcaaagtttttatttttaattttgaaatttaatagacaaaatatataaaatgtgtttgtttattttattatttttatattatttttaatatatatacagtgtatttgtaatttttattactaagtttaaaaaggttatttatttgtttgtttctttgttatatttacctatactttaaaattatgatttttttttttttttttttttgcatttttatgtgtGAAACaagttattatttatgtttttttttattatatacattgtattggtgattttatttaagttttcattttcaattttaatattaataggcaaaatatatataagtatatacaatatatttgtttattttatttttatatcctttttttaatatatttacattgtattggtaatttttatttttagtttaaattttttattcatttatttgtttctttgttttatttacctgcattttataattattaattattttatttatgtttacatttgaagtgattttattattattattattattatttattaaaataaaaatacaacaaattagTGCATTTAATTTAGTGTCacatttaactacattttagaatgataaattgttgaacattttaaattttttctatttgaagatGTTTCTTCATAATATGAGTGCTTTAAAGATAGTGTtgatgatgaataaaaaaaagatgaagatgatgatgattattattattagctttaAAAAGGCAATATATTATGTTGTAaatcaaaattgtaatgcaaaataagaaatgtttaattagaataattttatacttttattttggtaaataaattatatactgtACTTAGATACTCATATACTGATTTAATTCGCAAGCTTTGTTTTGATAATTTCACTGAACTATATtgctattactgttttattttgaatatgcaGTCCTAATTTAACTTTTACTGTCGGAATTTAATAActattagcttttcatcaatTCACAAACCCCCTACAGTTCCCTTGCAAACCCCTTTGCAAAGCCCTGCCCTAAACTGaagaaataaaactatatatactaattttgtttttttctgtttcagctGCCAGCGGTGGATCATCTTACATCTGTCAGATGGCAAAGACCATGCTTAGAAATCCCTCCGGTCAAGTTATATTGGCCGCTTGGATCGCTGCTCTCGCCGGATTGGCTGCTTGGTACCTCATGTGACCTCCTGTGACCCGATGAGAGGAGAAAAGGGTCAAATAATAGATGAGAACAAACGGTTTGTTCTGCTTTAAAGTCGTGAGGCATTCCAACGCATTTCCCTCTTAGTGCATCCCATTTGCCCCCTCATTCTTGGGTAAATGTGATTAATTCTTAATGTATGAACATAGACTGTTTAAACGCAGGACAGCACCTGTCAGTATTGAtgatcttaaaggaatagttcacccaaaaatgaaacttagcTGAAGCTTACTCAACCTTAGGCCAttaaaaatgtagatgagtttgtttcttcatccgATTtggtcacttgctcaccaatgcgtcctttgcagtgaatgggtgccgtcagattgagagtccaaacagctgagaaaaatATCAcgataattcacaagtaatccacactacTCTCTCAATTAATACCTTATTGTGATgctttcatcagctgtttggactctcattctgatggcacccattcactataaagcatccattagtgagcaggtgctacatttctccaaatctattccagtaaacaaactcatctacatcttggatggtctgtGGGTGATAATTTTCaccaatgttttatttttggatgaactgttcctttGGAGATGACTTAGAGCTGCAGAAATTtgcataatgttatttttatagttttaacaCAATATCGAGTCAATTTATGGGCCGAAACATACTCTACGCAAGTACCTGAACGCAACAGCTTATGACTACGCAAACTTGATTTCACACGTCATAGCAATCGTGTTGCATTCTCATTCGTCACCATAGGGGGCGCTATTAGTGCAACTTGATGACTTGATTCCTCAGTCAGGTTCTTATTGGTTTAATGACAGATGTGTAAAGGAAACACTTGAGGTTTGGTATTGCAACAGTACAGCACTTGCGAAACATTCGCATACTTGTGGAGAGTATGTTCGTACAGAAAAGTACATGATGGCCCATTTGTCAGTCATGCTTTTAAATAAGATGTACTATGCATACATGCAGCATTTACAAAGAAAAGCAGTACTTCTGCAGGCCAGACTACTGAGACGCCATGTCAGGAA
It contains:
- the hmox2b gene encoding heme oxygenase 2, which encodes MSAMRTEDAADGKSTANGGGVVCQEGGVTVLRPTDLSEMLAAGTKEVHEKAENTEFVKDFLRGRIRKELFKLGHVALYFTYSAMEEEIERNKEHPHFAPLYFPHELHRRDALARDLQYFYGEDWQNQISVSPATQRYVERIHQVGQDEPALLVAHAYTRYMGDLSGGQVLRKVAQRAMKLPPTGEGLNFYEFDNVHSAKAFKQLYRSRMNELELDTHIKQKVVEEAVLAFQFNMEIFGELGEVGKTLEDDVLDAAPAHGAHDEMQGDISKCPYYAAKMAASGGSSYICQMAKTMLRNPSGQVILAAWIAALAGLAAWYLM